DNA sequence from the Candidatus Binatia bacterium genome:
GTGATCGCGCTGACTCGAGGCAGGGGCGGAAGCAACACCACCGTGGTCAAATAAACCCCCGATCGAGGACGGAGGGTGGAGCTCCGCAAGACTCCGCGCCGTCCGATTGAGGAGGCGACATGAAACGCTTCGGCCTCACCCTATATCGCCGGACGATGCTCGGCCTGACCGCGGCGGCGACGCTGCTGTTCGTGCCGCCGGCGCTGGGACAGGATTCCACTTCGGTCAGCACCAGCCACACGTCCATGACGACGAGCACGTCGTCGGAGTTCGTGTCGGATTGGCGGCTCTGGGCGCTGGTCGGGGCGGTCGTGCTGATCATCCTGATCATCGCTCTGACACGGAGAGGAAGCGGTGGAGACACCACGACGATCGTGAAATAGATCGCGTGCGCGGGTTTCGAAGGGGAACCCGCGTCGCTCCCTGAACCAAGAGACCGGCGGGCCCGCCCACGTGGGGGCCCGCCGTTTCGCTATACTCCCCGGCGCCGGAAGTGCAACTCCATGGGGGGTGACGATGACCAACGAGGACGACGCCGCGCGGCCGCGCGGGGGATGGCTGCCGTGGGCGGTGCTTTCGCTGGGGATCGCGCTGGCAGGGTGGTTCGTTGGGATGGGCGTCCAGAGCGTCCGCACGGCCGACCGGTTCGTCAGCGTGAAAGGGGTGGCCGAGCGCGAGGTGAAGGCCGACCTGGCTCTCTGGCCGATTCAGCTCGCGGTGACCGACAACGATCTGGCGGCGGCGCAGACCCGGCTGGCCCAGAACGCGGCGCGGGTGGTGGCGTTCCTGCGCGAGAACGGCGTGGACTCGACCGAGATCGAGCTGCAGACGCTCCGCGTCACGGACATCATGGCCAATCCCTTCCGCGGCGAGCAGCGGGCGGGAACCCGCTTCATCCTGCAGCAGACCGTGAACGTCCGCTCCGACAATCCCGAGCGCGTGCAGGCGACCAGCCAGAAGGTGGGGGAGCTGGTGAACGCGGGCGTCGTCCTCACGTCGGGCCCGGAGTGGGGGCCAGGCGGGCCGAGCTATCTCTTCCGGAAGCTCAACGACCTGAAGCCGGCCATGATCGCGGAAGCCACCGCCCAGGCGCGGAAAGCGGCGGAGCAGTTCGCCAAGGACTCGAAGAGCGGCCTGGGCGGAATCCACCGGGCCAACCAGGGGGTGTTCGTGATCCTGCCGCGGGACGCGTCGGGCTCCGACCAGGGCCCGGCCATCGCCGAGGCGACGCAGATGTACAAGATCGTGCGCGTGGTCTCGACGGTCGAATACCAGCTGCGCTAGAGGCGCCTTCGCCCGGCGCGGCCGCGCAGGATCAGGGTGTCGAGCGCGTAGTGACCGCCTCCGGTCAGCGTGAGCGTCACGAAGGGCACCAGGTAGACCAGTGCGAGCTCCTTGTCGGAGTAGCTTCCCGGCCCGTTCTGCACGAACGCGGCCACGAGGAGGAAGAAGATGATCGGTCCTGCCGCCAGGCGCGTGGCGACGCCCAGGATGACCGCCGCGGCGCAGACCACCTCGGCGAACAGGACCAGCGAAAAGCTGACCTGGGAGCCGAGACCGATCGGATTGGCGAAGGTCGAGGCGCGCTCCGACCAGTGGAGCAGCTTGGGGAGTCCGTGACCGAAGAGAAGCAGGGCGCCCGCGCCCACGCGGAGCAGCAGGAGGCCGATCGAGGTCAGATGATCCTTGGTCCGTCGCATGCCGCTCCTTTCGAGAAGGGAAGCCGCCGATGAACGAACGGAATGATAGCCGAAGCGGGGCCGTCCTATTGACGGGAGGTAGCGGATTCGTGGGAAGCCGCGTGGCGCGGCGCCTGGTCGCGGCGGGACGGCGCGTGCTGGCGATCGTGCGCGCGAAGGGGGCGGCCCCCGAGCTGGCCGATCCCGCTCTCGCCGGCTGGATCGAAGAAGTCGAGGGCGACTTTACCCGCCCCGAAATCGCCGGGCCGGCGGCCGCGGGCGCCGCCGCCGTGGTCCACTGCGCCGCCACGGGCGGGCCCGACATCGAGGCGGCGCGGCGCGTGAACGCGGAAGGAACCCGCGCCATGGTCGAGGCGGCCGAGCGGGCGGGCGTCCGGCGCTACGTGCAGATCTCGACCCTCTCGGTCTATGCGCGCGGCCCGGAGGGCACGCTCGACGAGGAGGCGCCGCTCAAGGAGGAGGGGGATCCTTACGGCCTCACCAAGGCCGAAGCGGATCGCGTCGTGCTGGCGGCGATGGAGCGCGGGCTGCCGGCCGTGATTCTGCGTCCGGGGGCCATCCTGGGCGCGCACCGGACCTCCACCTGGGCGGTCACGGTGCCCTCGCGCATTCGCGACCGCCAGATGAAGCTGCGAGGCGACGGGCGCGAGATCATCCCGTGGGTGCACGTCGAGGACCTGGCCGAGGCGGTGCTGCTGGCCCTCGACGACGATCGCGCCGTGGGGCGCGTCTACAACGTGACCGACGGCGACATGACGTGGCGCGGATACACCGACCAGGTCCGCGGCTGGTTCGGCACGGCGCCCCTGGAGGAGATCCCCGTCGCGGAGTTCGGCGGCTACTGGATGGGCCGCTTCGACGCCTCCCGCATCCGGCGCGAGCTGGGGTACCGGCCGCGCCATGGATACGACGAGGGGATGGCGGAAGCGGCCGCGCACTGGGCGCGCGAGCGCTCCCGCGAGCAGCCTTCCCGCTGAGCCCGGGGGCGCGGGCCGATCAGCGCTCCCTGCGCGCCGCTTCCTCGATGGCGGCCCCCGCCTCGTCGTGGAACGTGAAGACCGAGTGGAAGGTCCCCTCGACGCCTACCTCGGCGCCTTCGCGCGGGACGCCGTGCTTCGACACGACGAGGATCGTCCCGGTCCCGTCGTTCAAGCGGTAGGCTCCGTACCCCAGCAGCCCCACCGACGTGGTCACCTTGCCCGCGACGCGAACCACCGTGTTGTCGAAACGGCCGGGATCGTCGAGCAGCGTCTTGATCTCGGTCGCGCCTCCCTTGCAGCCGGCGATACCCAGGACCAGGGCGAAGAGAAGCGCTGCGAGCACCGCGCCGTGGCGCGGGCGGAACCGAACGTACGGCGTCTTCATGACACCTCCATGGGTCGTCGCCGGGACGGCGGCCTTCATCGCCGCCCGACGAACAACGTGAGCGACACACCCGCGAGAACGAGCGCGGCGCCGAGGATGGTTCCGGGGCCGGGTGCCTCGGCGCGGATCGCCGCGCCGAGGAACACCGCGATCACCGGGATGACCAGCGACATCGCGTTGACGCTCGTGACCTTCCACTTCGTGAGGAGCCAGCCGAAGAGCGCATAGGCGATCAGGTTCCCCGTCGCGATCAGATAGAGGATCGGCGCCCATCCCGCGGTGCCGCGCGGAAGGGTCCAACGCTCGCCCAGCGCAAGGCTCACGGCGCAGCATACCGCGAGGCCCACCGCGGAGCCGAGCGCGTTCGCGGGCCAGGTGGATTGGGGCGGCCCCAGTTTCAGCGCCACCGCCGAGAGCGCGGCCGCGATCGCGCCCACGAAGACGGCCGCCAGGGCGAGCGGGGGGCCGCCTCCCGACAGCTCGCCGGAGAAGACCAGGGCGACGCCCGCCAGCCCGATCAACGCGCCCCAGATCTCGTGGGACCGGAGCCGCTGGAGGCCCAGCCGCGCGACCGCGATCACCGTGATCAGCGGGATCGTGGCATAGAGGATCGAAGCCGTGCCGCTCGAGACTTGGACCTCGCCGCGGTAGAGGAGGGCGAAGTTCAGGCCGTAGTTCAGGAATCCGTAGAGAAGAGCCGCGCCGAGCGCGGCGCCGCGGGGCCAGGGCGCGCGGGAGAGAAGCGCGATCAGGAAGTAGAGCGGCGTCGCGATGGAGAGCCGCACCACCGCCGACCAGACCGGCGCCACCGATTCGTTGCCGATCCGGATCGCGAGGAACGTGCTCCCCCAGACCAGGCACATCACGGCGAAGCTCGCGTAGGTGGCGGGGCTGCGGTCCTCGGCGGGCGCGACCGCGGTCTCGGGTCTCATGGTGGCGCATCTTGACAGAGGGGAGCGCCGGAGGAAACCCGCGGGGGGAAACGGAATCGGGCCGGCCCCGGGAGGGGCCGGCCCGTCGGGGGCGGGGACGGTTACGGACGGAACGTGACCTGCGTTCCCTTGCTGTCGAGCAGGTTCACGCGCGGAACCTGCTTGTCGTCGATGGACATCGAGAGCCGCGGCGTCTCGGACGCGTCGAGGAAGTCGAACTCGGGCCCCTTCGCGGTGACGCCGATATTCGCGCGAAGCTTCCCCTTTTCGTCCAGCATCGTGATGGCGGGGCCATCATCGGCCATGCCCAGGATCATCCGCGTAGTTCCGTTCGCGTCCTTGATGAGCAGCAGATCGGTCTCCAGCGTCTTCCGGGGAGCGCTCATGCCGATGCACAGCGCCGCCGCGCTGGCCAGGACCAGGATCGCGCCGCCAAGCCGATAGCGGCGATTCTGCCGCTCCAGCCGTCCGATCCGCTGTTCGAGAGAATGCTCCGTCGTCGATTCCTCCTGCATGCACCGCCCCCTTCGATTCGAGTGGGAAGTTTCGAACCCTGGTCGCGTCGAGCCACGCGAGGAACGTCGCGCGCGGCACGGCGACAGCAATGAATCGGCAGGAGGGGCGGAAAGTTTAGGCGCTTTCGGTCCGCGGGTGCGCGGACGGACGCGCCGCGCGCCCTGGCAACCCATGTTCCGGCAACTTCTTGCGGCCTCAAGTCGGGGCCCATTCGCGCCGATACTCTGGGCATAGGAAGGGATCCACTCCAGGGAGGCGCCTCCGCTGATTTCCCGACGCTACATCCAGATCGTCCTGTTCCGCGTGACGCTTGCGGTGCTCGCGCTGCTCGTCGCCGCGCGCGCGGGTCACGAGCAGCGGAGCCAGCTGCCCGCGTGGCCGCTCGCGGCGCTCTTCGCCGCGACCGCGGCGGCGCTCGCGATCTGGCCTCTCCTCGTCCCGTCGCGTCCGCGCATCCTCGCGCCGCATTCGCTGGCTCCGGCGTTCTACATCGCGGGGATGTTCCTGCTGCCGCCTGCCGCGCTCGTCGCGATGGTCGCCTTCGCGATCACCCTCTCCGACCTGATCCGCGGCATCCGCGCCTACCGGATCGTCTTCAACCTTTCGACGGCCATCCTCGCCTACGTCGCCCCGGCGCTCCTCTTCTCGCTGGGTCCGCGGCCGGCGGAGATCATGTTCCAGCCGGCCGCACGCGCGGCGCTCGAGCTGATGATCGCCGCCTCGGCGGTGACGCTGCACCTCCTCCTGCGCAGTGTGGCGCTGCGGCTGGAGCACGGCGAGGAAACGCCCCGGTGGGGCGCGTTCGAGGGGGCCACCCTGATCGAGGCCGTCTACGGTCTCGTCCTCTCGGTGACCATCCTGGTATTGGCCCGGATCCATCCGGCGCTCCTCACCGTCGTGTACGTTCAGCTGGGGATCACGACCTGGCTGGTGCGGCGCTATCGCTCGTACGTGGTGGAGCTGCGGGAGGAGGCGGACCGGCCGAAGCGGCGCCTGAAAGCGATCGGGGAGCGCGCGAGCGACGGCGCGCGGCGGGAAGATGCGGGACGCTGGTGGGGCAAGCGCGCGAGCGGCTCGCGCTAGCCGGCGTCAGCGGGGCGCGGCCGTCCGGCCGTAGCGGTCTTCGACGTACGCATCCACGAGATCGAGGAACTCCTCGGCGATGCGGGGCCCGGAGAGGGTGGTCTTGAGCGACCCGTCCACGAAGACGGGGGCCTTCGGATGCTCCCCGGTTCCCGGAAGCGAGATGCCGATGTCGGCGTGCCGGGACTCCCCGGGGCCGTTCACGACGCATCCCATCACCGCCACCCGAAGCTCTTCCGAGCCGGGGTAGCGCTCCCGCCACACCGGCATCCGCTCGCGCAGCCGGTCGTTCACCCGCTCCGCCAGCTCCTGGAAGAAGATGCTCGTGGTGCGCCCGCACCCGGGGCAGGAGGTGACCTGCGGCGCGAAGGCGCGAAGGTCGAGCGACTGGAGGATCTGCTGGCAGAGGTGCACCTCTTCCCGCCGGTCGCCTCCGGGCGTGGGGGTGAGGCTCGCGCGGATCGTGTCGCCGATCCCGTCGAGGAGCAGCACGGCCAGCCCCGCCGTCGAGGCGACGACCCCCTTCATCCCCATGCCGGCCTCGGTGAGGCCCAGGTGGAGCGCATAGTCCGTCTCGGCCGCCAGGCGCCGGTAGATCGCGATCAGGTCGCGCACGCCGGAGACCTTGGCCGAGAGGACGATCGCGTCGTGCGGCTGTCCGAATTCCTCGGCCAGCGCGGCCGAGCGGACGGCGCTCTGGAACATCGCGTCCAGGGTGACCTCCCGGTCGGGGCGCGGAGCGGCGCTCCTTGCGTTCTCGTCCATGAGCGCGGTCAGGAGCTCGCGGTCCAGCGAGCCCCAGTTCACGCCGATCCGAACCGGCTTCTGGTGCTCCACCGCGGCCTGGATGATCCGCTGGAAGTGCTCGTCGTGCCGCTTGCCCGCCCCCACGTTGCCCGGATTGATGCGGTACTTGTCGAGCGCCCGGGCGCAGTCGGGATGCTCCGCCAGGAGGAGATGCCCGCTGAAATGGAAATCGCCCACGATCGGCGTCGCGTGCCCGGCGTCGCGGACGCGGCCCACCATCTCGGGCACCGCCTTCGCGGCCTCGGGGGTGTTCACCGTGACGCGCACCAGCTCCGAGCCCGCCTCGGCCAGCGCGATCACCTGCGCGGCGGTGGAGGCGGCGTCGGCGGTCTCGGTGTTGGTCATCGACTGGACCGCGACGGGACGGCAGGCGCCGATCGTGACCGATCCGATCCGGACCTCGGTGGAGCGGCGGCGCGGACGGGCGGTGTCCTGGGAAGGCTCGGAGGGCGTCAGGCGGATGAGGGGCATCGCGTCTAGTCTAGCGCCCGGAGGGGGCGGGGTCAAAGGAGCGGCGCCTGCCGGCGCGTCCGGCACGGCTCCGCCTGATGGTACACTCCGCCGCATGCCCGCCGCCGCCGAAGTCCGATCCATGTTCGCCTCGGTCGCGCGCTCCTACGACCGCGCGAACCAGGTGCTCTCGCTGGGGATGCACCATCGCTGGCGCCGCGCCGCCGTGCTCGCGAGCGGGGCGAAGCCCGGGGACCGAGTCCTCGACTGCGCGACTGGTACCGGGGACCTCGCGATCGAGTTCCGCCGCGCCGTGGGCCCCGGGGGCGAGGTGATCGGCGCCGATTTCTGCGAGGAGATGCTCGCGCTCGGTCCCGCCAAGGCGGAGCGCGCCGGAGCCCCCGTGCGCTTCGAAGTCGCCGACCTCCTCGCGCTACCGTACGCCGACCGCTCCTTCGACGTGGTCTCGGTGGCGTTCGGGATCCGCAACGTCGAGGACCCCGAGCGCGGGATCCGCGAGATGGCGCGGGTGACGCGACCCGGCGGGCGTGTCGTGGTGCTCGAGTTCGGCCAGCCGGGCGGCGCGCTGTTCGGCCCTCTGTTCCGCTGGTACAGCCGCGCCGTGCTGCCGCGCGTCGGCGGCTGGATCAGCGGCCGGCGGGCGGCCTACGAATACCTCGATCGCACCGCGTCGCGCTTTCCGGCCGGGGAGGCCTTCACCGCGCTCCTGCGCTCGACGGGGCTCTTCCGCGACGTGCGCGCGCGGGCCCTCACGGGGGGCGTGGCGTACGTGTACGTGGGGGAGGTCGCTCCGGTCGGGAGCCCGGCGAAGACTCCGACCGTGGAGGTTCCGGCCCGATGAGCGTGCGCGCGTCCTTGCTGGTGCGCTTCCAGGACGTGGACGCCGCCGGCGTTCTCTTCTTCGGCCGCATCTACGACTACTGCCACCAGGCCTACGAGGAGCTCTGGGCCGCCGCGGGCGTGGACCGCGCGTGGATCTTCTCGGGCGCCGACTTCCTGATCCCGATCGCGCACAGCGAGGCGGACTACAAGGCGCCGCTCCGGCACGGCGAGCGCGTGGACGTTCTCGTGGACGTCACGCACGTGGGCCGCGCGTCCTTCCACCTGGCCTTCCGGGTGACGGGACCGAACGGAGACGGCGACCTGCGCGCGACGGCGAAGACGGTGCATGCCTTCGTGGCGCGCGAAACGATGCGCCCGATTCCGATCCCCGAAGAGCTACGGGTGTTTCTGCTTCGCCATCTCGTCCAGGAACCGGTCCCGCACCACGCGCCGAAGTAGCTTTCCCGACGAGGAGCGCGGCAGGGACGGCAGGATCAGGAAGCGCCGCGGCAGCTTGAAGCCGGAGAGCGACGCGCGCGCGTGCTCGCGCAGCGCCTCGAGGGTCACCGTCCGGCCCGCCTTGGGCTCGACCGCGACCGCCACCTCCTGGCCCCACTCGCGCGAGGGAACCCCCACGACGCAGGCCGCGCGCACGGCCGGATGCGAGGCGATCGCGCGCTCCACCTCTTCGGGCGATACGTTCTCGCCGCCGGTGACGATGCGGTCGGCGCGCCGGTCCAGCACCACGAGGCGCCCCTCGTCGTCCCACATCCCGACGTCGCCGGTGCGAAGCCGCCGCCGCCGGAGCGCCGCCTCGGTTCCGGCGGGATCGCTCAGATACCCGGCCATCACCGTGGGGCCGCTCACGACGATCTCCCCCTCGACGCCCGGCCCGGCGAGGCGGTCCGCCTCGTCGCGGATCTCCACGCCGATGAAGGGAAGCCGCCGTCCCGCCGACGCGAGCCCGCGGGGCCACTCGCGAAGCGGGAGCGTCGTGACCTGCGAGGCCGCTTCGGTCAGGCCGTAGGTCGGGAGCGCGCGCAGGTCCAGCTTCGCGGCCGATTCGAGCAGCGAGGCCGCGGCCGGGCCGCCGCCGATGAGCGCGGCGCGCAGCGAGTCTGGGAAGTGCCGCCCCTTGCGCACGTCCAGGAGCCTCGAGAGCATCGTGGGGACGAGCGAGACCAGCGTGACGCCGTCTTCGTCGATCGCGCGGCTCACGGCCTCCGCGTCGAAGTGGTCGTGGAGGAGTGCGGCGGTGCCGGTCATCGCGGCGCGGATCAGGATCGACAGGCCGCCCACGTGGTGGAGGGGCATGCAGCAGAGCCAGAGGTCGGCCTCACGCACGCCCAGGTTCCGCGCCGAGGCCAGCGCGCTCCAGAGGAAATTGCCGTGCGTGAGCACCGCGGCGCGCGGCTCGCCCGAGGTGCCGGAGGTGAAGAGCACCGCGGCGGGGGCGTTCAGACGGCGATCCAGAAAGGGTTCTACCGGCGGCGCGGAGCCGCCGGAACCCTTGTTCTTTCGCCGCGAAGGTTCCTTCGAGCGCTCCGCAGAAGCCCCCTTCGCCTCATCCTCCCCCGCCTCCGGCGGGTAGAGCATCGGAATATCCAGATCCCCCGCATTCAGGGTGAACTCGACCTGCGCGCGCTCCCGCATCGCCTGCCGCTCGGCCTCCGTCCCCGACGTCCCGATCAGCACCGGCAGGGATCCGATCCGCTGCACCGCGTGGAACGCGACCGCGAAGGCGATCGCGTCCTCCGGCTCGAACTCGAGCGCGATGTGCTCTCCGGAGCCGAGCCCGCGCTCCAAGAGCGCGTCGGTCGCGGACCAGACCGCGCGGTCGAGGTCGCCGTAGGTCCAGACCGAGCGGGCGCTCCGGAGCGCCACGCGATCGGGTCGGACCGCGCCCCAGAAGCGGACCGGATCGTGCGTCGTGCCGACCCGGCTCGTCTCGCCCTCCGCCTCCGGGAGGGGCGGCGGATAGGGAACGATCACGCGGCCTCCACCAGCGCGGCGTCCTTCCACCGCGACGGATCGATCGCGATGCCGAGTCCCGCCCCGTCCGGAAGGCGGAGCATGCCGCGCTCCATCCGGGGCGCGTCGGCCACGTCTTCGGCGAGAGCGCTCCCGGTCGCCAGGCCGTGCGCGTGCGGCGCGGGTCCCAGCGAGGCGGCCAGGTGGAGCGCGCCGGTGCGGCCCACGGCGCTCTCGACGAGCGACGTCACGACGATGCGCACGCCCCGCTCGGTCGCGAGCGCCGCGACCTGGCGCGCGGCATGAAGCCCGCCCAGGACCATCGGCTTCAGCACCAGGATGTCGGCGGCTCCGGCGTCCAGCACGCGGCGCGCGGCGCGGAGGTCGGTGACCGACTCGTCCGCGGCCACCGCCACGCCCCCCTCGCGGCGGAGCCGCGCCAGGGCGCGAAGATTCGAGGCGGCGACCGGCTGCTCGATGTACTCGATCTCGTAGACCCGGAGCGCCGCGATCGCGGCCAGCGCCTCCTCCTCGCCCCACGCCTGGTTCGCGTCGAGACGGATCGCGACGTCGCCGCCGGCCGCCTCGCGCACCGAGCGCACGCGGGCGAGATCCTCGGCGAGCGCGACGCCGCCCACCTTGAGCTTGAGAACGCGGGCGCCGGCCTCCAGCGCCTCGCGC
Encoded proteins:
- a CDS encoding SIMPL domain-containing protein (The SIMPL domain is named for its presence in mouse protein SIMPL (signalling molecule that associates with mouse pelle-like kinase). Bacterial member BP26, from Brucella, was shown to assemble into a channel-like structure, while YggE from E. coli has been associated with resistance to oxidative stress.), producing MTNEDDAARPRGGWLPWAVLSLGIALAGWFVGMGVQSVRTADRFVSVKGVAEREVKADLALWPIQLAVTDNDLAAAQTRLAQNAARVVAFLRENGVDSTEIELQTLRVTDIMANPFRGEQRAGTRFILQQTVNVRSDNPERVQATSQKVGELVNAGVVLTSGPEWGPGGPSYLFRKLNDLKPAMIAEATAQARKAAEQFAKDSKSGLGGIHRANQGVFVILPRDASGSDQGPAIAEATQMYKIVRVVSTVEYQLR
- a CDS encoding DoxX family protein, translated to MRRTKDHLTSIGLLLLRVGAGALLLFGHGLPKLLHWSERASTFANPIGLGSQVSFSLVLFAEVVCAAAVILGVATRLAAGPIIFFLLVAAFVQNGPGSYSDKELALVYLVPFVTLTLTGGGHYALDTLILRGRAGRRRL
- a CDS encoding NAD(P)-dependent oxidoreductase, which produces MNERNDSRSGAVLLTGGSGFVGSRVARRLVAAGRRVLAIVRAKGAAPELADPALAGWIEEVEGDFTRPEIAGPAAAGAAAVVHCAATGGPDIEAARRVNAEGTRAMVEAAERAGVRRYVQISTLSVYARGPEGTLDEEAPLKEEGDPYGLTKAEADRVVLAAMERGLPAVILRPGAILGAHRTSTWAVTVPSRIRDRQMKLRGDGREIIPWVHVEDLAEAVLLALDDDRAVGRVYNVTDGDMTWRGYTDQVRGWFGTAPLEEIPVAEFGGYWMGRFDASRIRRELGYRPRHGYDEGMAEAAAHWARERSREQPSR
- a CDS encoding EamA family transporter codes for the protein MRPETAVAPAEDRSPATYASFAVMCLVWGSTFLAIRIGNESVAPVWSAVVRLSIATPLYFLIALLSRAPWPRGAALGAALLYGFLNYGLNFALLYRGEVQVSSGTASILYATIPLITVIAVARLGLQRLRSHEIWGALIGLAGVALVFSGELSGGGPPLALAAVFVGAIAAALSAVALKLGPPQSTWPANALGSAVGLAVCCAVSLALGERWTLPRGTAGWAPILYLIATGNLIAYALFGWLLTKWKVTSVNAMSLVIPVIAVFLGAAIRAEAPGPGTILGAALVLAGVSLTLFVGRR
- the ispG gene encoding flavodoxin-dependent (E)-4-hydroxy-3-methylbut-2-enyl-diphosphate synthase, encoding MPLIRLTPSEPSQDTARPRRRSTEVRIGSVTIGACRPVAVQSMTNTETADAASTAAQVIALAEAGSELVRVTVNTPEAAKAVPEMVGRVRDAGHATPIVGDFHFSGHLLLAEHPDCARALDKYRINPGNVGAGKRHDEHFQRIIQAAVEHQKPVRIGVNWGSLDRELLTALMDENARSAAPRPDREVTLDAMFQSAVRSAALAEEFGQPHDAIVLSAKVSGVRDLIAIYRRLAAETDYALHLGLTEAGMGMKGVVASTAGLAVLLLDGIGDTIRASLTPTPGGDRREEVHLCQQILQSLDLRAFAPQVTSCPGCGRTTSIFFQELAERVNDRLRERMPVWRERYPGSEELRVAVMGCVVNGPGESRHADIGISLPGTGEHPKAPVFVDGSLKTTLSGPRIAEEFLDLVDAYVEDRYGRTAAPR
- the ubiE gene encoding bifunctional demethylmenaquinone methyltransferase/2-methoxy-6-polyprenyl-1,4-benzoquinol methylase UbiE — its product is MPAAAEVRSMFASVARSYDRANQVLSLGMHHRWRRAAVLASGAKPGDRVLDCATGTGDLAIEFRRAVGPGGEVIGADFCEEMLALGPAKAERAGAPVRFEVADLLALPYADRSFDVVSVAFGIRNVEDPERGIREMARVTRPGGRVVVLEFGQPGGALFGPLFRWYSRAVLPRVGGWISGRRAAYEYLDRTASRFPAGEAFTALLRSTGLFRDVRARALTGGVAYVYVGEVAPVGSPAKTPTVEVPAR
- a CDS encoding thioesterase family protein is translated as MSVRASLLVRFQDVDAAGVLFFGRIYDYCHQAYEELWAAAGVDRAWIFSGADFLIPIAHSEADYKAPLRHGERVDVLVDVTHVGRASFHLAFRVTGPNGDGDLRATAKTVHAFVARETMRPIPIPEELRVFLLRHLVQEPVPHHAPK
- a CDS encoding AMP-binding protein, whose product is MIVPYPPPLPEAEGETSRVGTTHDPVRFWGAVRPDRVALRSARSVWTYGDLDRAVWSATDALLERGLGSGEHIALEFEPEDAIAFAVAFHAVQRIGSLPVLIGTSGTEAERQAMRERAQVEFTLNAGDLDIPMLYPPEAGEDEAKGASAERSKEPSRRKNKGSGGSAPPVEPFLDRRLNAPAAVLFTSGTSGEPRAAVLTHGNFLWSALASARNLGVREADLWLCCMPLHHVGGLSILIRAAMTGTAALLHDHFDAEAVSRAIDEDGVTLVSLVPTMLSRLLDVRKGRHFPDSLRAALIGGGPAAASLLESAAKLDLRALPTYGLTEAASQVTTLPLREWPRGLASAGRRLPFIGVEIRDEADRLAGPGVEGEIVVSGPTVMAGYLSDPAGTEAALRRRRLRTGDVGMWDDEGRLVVLDRRADRIVTGGENVSPEEVERAIASHPAVRAACVVGVPSREWGQEVAVAVEPKAGRTVTLEALREHARASLSGFKLPRRFLILPSLPRSSSGKLLRRVVRDRFLDEMAKQKHP
- the menC gene encoding o-succinylbenzoate synthase — its product is MKIESVRLLPYRLRLREPWPTVEGPITEREGVLIALEDSNGRIGLGDAAPLAGFGLETLGSCAAALRGAARRLTGLPEESYLEGAANLTHLAPVAAAPAARHAIDLALHDLAARAAGRSIGALLGGDAALEVVPVNAVVPRVAPERAATLAREALEAGARVLKLKVGGVALAEDLARVRSVREAAGGDVAIRLDANQAWGEEEALAAIAALRVYEIEYIEQPVAASNLRALARLRREGGVAVAADESVTDLRAARRVLDAGAADILVLKPMVLGGLHAARQVAALATERGVRIVVTSLVESAVGRTGALHLAASLGPAPHAHGLATGSALAEDVADAPRMERGMLRLPDGAGLGIAIDPSRWKDAALVEAA